The following DNA comes from Enterocloster bolteae.
GTCTCAACAATTGGAGAAAGGAGCATTTTTATGGGGAATCTGATTAACAGGACCATCGGGGAATTTAAGGTACAGGCGTTTTATCAGGGGAAGTTCATGGATGTGACCAGGGAGGACACCCTGGGGCACTGGTCTGTATTTTTTTTCTACCCGGCTGATTTTACCTTTGTGTGTCCCACGGAGTTAGGGGACCTGGCTGATTTTTATGAGGAATTCAAGGAAGCCGGGTGTGAAATTTACTCGGTGTCGGAGGATACCCATTTTGTCCATAAGGCATGGGCGGATGCCTCGGATACCATCAAAAAAATACAGTATCCCATGCTGGGAGACCCGGCCGGGAAGCTGGCCAGGGAGTTCGGCGTGCTGGATGAGGAAGCCGGCCAGGCATTTCGGGGAACCTTTATCCTGAATCCGGAAGGTAAGATTAAGGCGTATGAGATTCATGACATGGGAATCGGCCGGAACGCCCAGGAGCTACTGCGCAAGGTTCAGGCTGCCCGGTTTGTGGAGGAACATGGAGATCAGGTATGTCCTGCAAAGTGGAAACCGGGAGAAGAGACGCTGACACCCAGCCTGGATTTGGTGGGAATGCTGTAGGGAGGTGGATGTTACGATTGATTTAAATACGATTCCCGAAGAAAGCAGTCTGGTGGACCAGGGGCTTAAGACGCAGCTGGCCGGTATCTTCGGCAGAATGGAGAAAAGAGTGACAATCAGGGCAGTGGTGGATCTGTCCGGGGAAAAGGACCGGGAGATGGCCTCCTTTCTCAGGGCAGTCGTCTCTGTAAGTCCTAACCTTGAGCTGGAGTTATACGGACCGGATGAGGCGGACCAGGTGCCGGAACTGAATACGGCGTGGCTGCCCGTAACAGGACTGTATAAGGATGGGGCCTACGGACGGGCTGCGTTTCACGGGGTGCCGGGAGGCAGGGAAATCAACTCCTTTGTGCTGGCTGTCTATAACCTGGCAGGGCCGGGACAGGAGGTGGCGAAGGGTACCAGAAAGAAAATCCAACGGCTGGACAAGAAGACAAATATCAAGATCTGCGTGTCCCTTGCCTGCCATCACTGTCCTTTGGTAGTGACAGCCTGCCAGCAGATTGCGTTCCTGAATCCGAATATTGAGGCTGAAATGATTGACGCGGCCCTTTATGAGGACCTGGTAGCCCAATATGATATTAAGCGGGTGCCTATGATGATTCTAAATGACAGCAGGATTGTGATGGGAAGCAAGACCATAGACGAAATCGTCACCTTGTTAAAATAATAACTAAAAAATGGTAAAACTCCATTAAAAACTTGTTAAATACTAATAAAAAAAGTGCTCAAATTGATAAAAAATTGTACATTATGTGAGAAAAGAAAATCCTCTATTGAATTTGTATGTGCAATGTGCTATATTGAAAACAGATAAAGACAGACGAATAAAGTTGCTGAGATGATGAGAGCATAGTGAAACGACAGAAATGTTGATTTAGAACTATGCTCTTTTTAGTGGTGAAATTATGTGAGGGGGGATACCGATGAACCAGAAATTATATGACCTGATTGAAGCCAATCCGGTCATAGCAGCGGTGAAGGACATGGAGGGTCTTGACGCCTGCTGCCAGAGAGATGAGATTAAGGTGGTGTTCATCCTTTTTGGGGATATCTGCAATATCAGCGCCATCGTCGAACAGATTAAAGCGTCAGACAAAGTGGCCATG
Coding sequences within:
- the ahpC gene encoding alkyl hydroperoxide reductase subunit C, with translation MGNLINRTIGEFKVQAFYQGKFMDVTREDTLGHWSVFFFYPADFTFVCPTELGDLADFYEEFKEAGCEIYSVSEDTHFVHKAWADASDTIKKIQYPMLGDPAGKLAREFGVLDEEAGQAFRGTFILNPEGKIKAYEIHDMGIGRNAQELLRKVQAARFVEEHGDQVCPAKWKPGEETLTPSLDLVGML
- a CDS encoding thioredoxin family protein, with translation MDVTIDLNTIPEESSLVDQGLKTQLAGIFGRMEKRVTIRAVVDLSGEKDREMASFLRAVVSVSPNLELELYGPDEADQVPELNTAWLPVTGLYKDGAYGRAAFHGVPGGREINSFVLAVYNLAGPGQEVAKGTRKKIQRLDKKTNIKICVSLACHHCPLVVTACQQIAFLNPNIEAEMIDAALYEDLVAQYDIKRVPMMILNDSRIVMGSKTIDEIVTLLK